A genomic window from Cucumis melo cultivar AY chromosome 8, USDA_Cmelo_AY_1.0, whole genome shotgun sequence includes:
- the LOC127150446 gene encoding amino acid permease 3-like: protein MSFTYSTIGLGLGVAQITANGKIGGSLTGISIGTVTQTQKVWRSFQALGDIAFAYSYSIILIEIQDTLKSPPSEAKTMKKATLVSVSVTTLFYMLCGAAGYAPFGHMAPGNLLTGFGFYI from the exons ATGTCTTTTACTTACTCAACTATTGGACTTGGCCTTGGAGTTGCTCAAATTACTG CAAATGGAAAAATTGGAGGGAGCTTGACTGGAATTAGCATAGGAACTGTCACTCAAACACAAAAAGTATGGAGGAGCTTCCAAGCTCttggagacattgcttttgcctACTCATACTCGATTATCCTCATTGAAATTCAG GACACTCTAAAATCTCCACCTTCAGAGGCTAAGACAATGAAGAAGGCAACTCTAGTGAGTGTGTCGGTGACAACGCTTTTTTATATGTTGTGTGGCGCTGCTGGCTACGCACCATTCGGGCACATGGCACCGGGAAACCTACTCACTGGGTTCGGGttctatatataa
- the LOC127150721 gene encoding uncharacterized protein LOC127150721 — protein MNHLLKAPFCVHPKTGRICVPIDPEHCDEFDPTTVPTVAQLLEELNAADMEVDSETDWDRTSLGESIRFFRSAFLQPLLKSCKEGSCITSERGIYNIKYVTSNT, from the exons ATGAACCATCTGCTAAAAGCACCATTCTGTGTTCATCCCAAAACAG GTCGTATCTGTGTCCCAATAGACCCTGAACACTGTGATGAGTTTGATCCTACTACTGTGCCAACTGTTGCCCAG CTCCTAGAAGAACTTAATGCAGCAGACATGGAAGTAGATAGTGAGACTG ACTGGGATAGAACCTCACTTGGCGAATCAATTAGGTTTTTCAGATCAGCATTCTTACAGCCATTACTAAAATCATGCAAG GAAGGAAGTTGCATTACGTCAGAGAGAGGTATTTACAACATCAAATACGTAACATCAAATACGTAA